TTTACGATCGTTATTAACGCCAAACCAGCCCACGGTTCCTGTAAGTTCACCTTGCGTGAAAACCTCTTCTAAATTGGTTGCTTCTGCAGCAAAACCCAGTGAACTCCCCAAAACAACCGCCGCGACAATACGTGAAAAATGTATTTTCATCCATGCTCCTTTATGATGATAACTATTATCGAATCATAGCGAAAGGAGCTTAATATTTTATAACATGATACTTATTATCAAATATTTATCTGGGCATTTTGCGTCTGCGATAGCCATAAACTCGGTAAGCGCTTATCCCAAGAAAGAGTGCGAAAAACCCCAAGGAGACGAACCACATCGTGCGAAACGCTCTCTCTTTTTGTGACGTCGCTACCTTTTGAAAGCCATTTTGTGGAGAGGGTCCCTCTTCCACGACGTCCTGATCACCCACGTAGAGATAAACCCAATAAGACTCCTGCGGAATCTTTACATGTAAAGGTTTCCCCACCTCTAAAAAGAGCTCTAAAAGCACGCGCTTGTCGATCATAGAGATGAGTGCGACTTTGTTGCCTTCGAGTTTTTTACCTGAACCTTTCATCTTGCCTTCGATTGCAATCGTGTCGTTTTCAAGAGGCGTGAGCAGAAGGGTGATTCCTTCAATTTTATGCGCCCAAAGGTGTGTCGCTAAAAGAGCGATAAAACACAATTTAATACCCATCAAAGACTCCTTTGCGCTCATAACGGTAAAAAAGCTCTTTTTTCTCAACTGCTTTTGCCAACACAAAACAGAGCAAGGCACTGAGCAAAAACATGACATCCATGCCAAAAAGCGTCCATGCCCCTTTTTCAAAACTATCCCAGATGAAAAACCCACTTTTAAGCCCATGAAACAGCACAGCAAGCACCAAAAGCCACAAGGTGCTTTTCAGCATACGTCCAATGATCGTAACAATGGCGCGCTCAAACACCGTGTAAAAGAGCCAAAACGACCAAAACGCATAAAAAGCGCCTCGTATCCACACCTCTTTATCGAAAAGATCAAACGCTAAAAGCCACTGCAAAAAAAGCACCAGCGCACTGCTAGGCAAAATGCCAATGAGCACAGCGATGCTAACACGGTTGGTAAGATCCCCCAGCCACCCTTTTTGATGCAGATTTTTCTCCGCCCACAAAAGATAGCCTGTTACCAAACAAAACGCTAATGCGACACCAAAACAGGCTAAAACAATGCGCACGCCTAGCGTCTCATCGGGCACAAAGTGAAGGTAGTAAAAAAGGGAAAGCGCTTGGTTGATGCCATGCGTGTTTTCCAAACCACGCTTCTCCACCACGACGCCACTTCGTGCATCAAGGGTGATACTAAGCCGATTGATTCGCCCTGATTGAGCCACACTGTTTTTATCGAACCCACGAAAGCGTACTTTTGCCGCGTCGGTTCCATAGTGATAGAGCGTTGCATTGGTAATTTCAAGACTGGGGTAATGCTCGTTCGCGATGGCACGCAGTGTTGAAAAAGGAAGCATAATTGCCTTGGTTTCAGAGCTTTTATAAACGGGTTGCGCAAAGATGATGGGGCTCACAAGTTTGCGCATATTGCTCTCCTCTTTGCTGCTTGCACTCCAAGCAAAAGGGTGAGAATAAGAGAGCATTAAGCCCAAAAAGGCTCCCGTGCAAGCAAACACAAGCGCGTAGGGAATGATCC
Above is a genomic segment from Sulfurospirillum halorespirans DSM 13726 containing:
- a CDS encoding PepSY-associated TM helix domain-containing protein; amino-acid sequence: MLAKSLRFKFLHRSHTIIGLVVLFLFYMSTYFGTLTFFMPYLKVWESPSRHFVPLAEHAFNIDLLLGELLEKQHLLSSKPVDITLPSFRDPLLKLSSESQNSLYLNPLTNEVIKLSKEENLISTFFNELHTGVVIPLIGMPLMGIMSIGIVFLTLGGFWLYFYKHTQTKRSKEGWKSRWLSWHKIMGLGIIPYALVFACTGAFLGLMLSYSHPFAWSASSKEESNMRKLVSPIIFAQPVYKSSETKAIMLPFSTLRAIANEHYPSLEITNATLYHYGTDAAKVRFRGFDKNSVAQSGRINRLSITLDARSGVVVEKRGLENTHGINQALSLFYYLHFVPDETLGVRIVLACFGVALAFCLVTGYLLWAEKNLHQKGWLGDLTNRVSIAVLIGILPSSALVLFLQWLLAFDLFDKEVWIRGAFYAFWSFWLFYTVFERAIVTIIGRMLKSTLWLLVLAVLFHGLKSGFFIWDSFEKGAWTLFGMDVMFLLSALLCFVLAKAVEKKELFYRYERKGVFDGY